A region of the Polynucleobacter sp. MWH-Braz-FAM2G genome:
CGTTTACAACTTTTGGAAATTGAGTCGCCACACCACGCATTGATTTTTTGGCATCCGCATGGCAAGAGTTACACGATTTATTTTGGGGCCCTAGCTTTTGTTGCCACAGCACCTCACCATCACCAACCCAGAACATCGCAGGATTTAACAAGGGATCATCTTGCATCGCCTTATTCTCAGTTGACATCAACTCATAGCTTGATTGTTGAAAAGGCGCTGCCACCCCAATAGAGAAGCAAAATGTTAAACAGATACACCCCAGAGAAAAGAAGGCTCGTTTATTCACGAAACAGTAATGCTAGCCTGATTAACTGCTTCATACCCATTATCTCCAACCCACCTAAACTCAAGCGTGCCAGATTCCACTGCTACGGTAGTAAAGATGATTAAGGGATTAGCTCCAATCCCAGAATAGAAATCCGCTTTGAATACCTCTACACCATTGTAGGTGCATGTGAAAGCTCGTATGATGTCACGCGGTATGAGCTTTCCACCCTCGGTATAACGAAATCCAG
Encoded here:
- a CDS encoding thiosulfate oxidation carrier complex protein SoxZ yields the protein MSKTSRTSITMPATAKKDSIIEIRAIAQHDMESGFRYTEGGKLIPRDIIRAFTCTYNGVEVFKADFYSGIGANPLIIFTTVAVESGTLEFRWVGDNGYEAVNQASITVS